From a single Planctellipticum variicoloris genomic region:
- the grpE gene encoding nucleotide exchange factor GrpE yields the protein MNDSMFQRESSGEPPCGETPSRDEAPPQFGAVDIVEAFTAMRHEWRGQTKESRALAEQIQAAVTNLQSLESKLLVRAADSRPDDSAAARQLALLIVETDHQLSRAVAAIAQWERNRRLREEADANAVDLYFAGMNGVARWFARPLLTFVVEQRRVQSPAAENPAIEGLNLVLTRLRRAMNDRDIDRLDTEGSEFDANTMRAIGAVESVDCPSGHVVEQLAPAYRWQGRLLRFADVRVAK from the coding sequence ATGAATGACTCGATGTTCCAGCGGGAATCGTCCGGTGAACCACCCTGTGGGGAAACCCCGTCGCGCGACGAGGCGCCGCCGCAGTTTGGAGCGGTGGACATCGTCGAAGCGTTCACCGCGATGCGGCACGAGTGGCGCGGACAAACCAAAGAAAGCCGCGCGCTGGCCGAGCAGATTCAGGCCGCGGTGACGAACCTTCAATCGCTGGAATCGAAACTGCTCGTCCGCGCCGCCGACAGCCGTCCCGACGATTCAGCCGCTGCCAGACAACTCGCGCTGCTCATCGTTGAGACGGATCATCAGCTCTCCCGGGCGGTCGCCGCGATCGCGCAATGGGAAAGGAATCGAAGACTCCGCGAGGAGGCGGACGCGAATGCGGTCGACCTCTACTTCGCGGGGATGAACGGAGTGGCCCGCTGGTTTGCCCGTCCGTTGCTGACGTTCGTCGTCGAACAACGCCGGGTTCAAAGTCCGGCCGCCGAGAATCCCGCGATCGAAGGGCTGAACCTGGTCCTGACGCGACTTCGCCGCGCGATGAATGACCGCGACATCGATCGACTCGATACCGAGGGAAGCGAATTTGACGCGAACACCATGCGCGCCATCGGCGCCGTCGAATCGGTGGATTGTCCCTCCGGACACGTCGTGGAGCAGCTTGCGCCGGCCTACCGCTGGCAGGGTCGGCTGTTGCGATTCGCGGATGTGAGAGTGGCGAAGTAA
- a CDS encoding GNAT family N-acetyltransferase: MVTLRSYQPNDGPALLALFRDTIRRVNSRDYSPPQVAAWASDDIDTVQWFGRFAGRFVPVAEEDGRPVGFAELEPDGHIDRVYVSADHHGRGVGRQLLAAVVAEARRVGLARLFTEASITARPFFEGQGFVVLAPQVVTLRGVEFVNYRMERVLAEPGAAADGGGRSAFWRS, encoded by the coding sequence GTGGTCACGCTGCGGTCGTACCAACCGAATGACGGGCCCGCGCTGCTGGCGTTGTTCCGAGACACCATCCGCCGCGTCAACAGCCGGGACTACTCCCCGCCGCAGGTGGCCGCCTGGGCGTCCGACGACATCGACACGGTTCAGTGGTTCGGGCGGTTCGCCGGGCGGTTCGTCCCGGTGGCCGAAGAGGACGGCCGCCCGGTCGGCTTCGCGGAATTGGAGCCCGACGGGCACATCGACCGGGTGTACGTCTCGGCCGACCATCACGGGCGTGGAGTCGGGCGGCAACTGCTGGCCGCCGTGGTGGCCGAGGCCCGGCGTGTCGGACTCGCCCGGCTGTTCACCGAAGCCAGCATCACCGCCCGGCCGTTCTTCGAGGGCCAGGGATTCGTCGTTCTGGCCCCGCAGGTGGTAACTCTCCGAGGAGTCGAGTTCGTCAACTACCGGATGGAGCGGGTACTCGCCGAACCAGGCGCTGCAGCAGACGGCGGGGGCAGGTCGGCTTTCTGGAGGTCATAG
- a CDS encoding DUF6547 family protein, whose protein sequence is METHKPRLYREIIDALVEVCRDGQGQIGPQRVRAGIWNRNATPDFIPEQHAINELLSRMTPVDREVVAEMLSHQVEVGIFESLKVLERFGVAPFQDGYEGSPFHDFVGRMGDWKWPESANGNE, encoded by the coding sequence GTGGAAACACACAAGCCAAGACTTTATCGAGAGATCATTGACGCATTGGTCGAGGTCTGCCGAGATGGACAAGGTCAGATTGGTCCGCAACGGGTTCGCGCGGGCATCTGGAACCGGAATGCGACTCCAGATTTCATCCCGGAACAGCACGCAATCAACGAACTCCTGTCGCGAATGACGCCCGTGGACCGCGAAGTCGTCGCCGAAATGCTCAGCCACCAAGTTGAGGTCGGCATATTTGAATCGCTCAAGGTCCTTGAGCGATTCGGCGTTGCCCCGTTTCAAGATGGATACGAAGGAAGCCCGTTTCACGACTTCGTAGGTCGTATGGGAGATTGGAAGTGGCCAGAGTCTGCGAACGGTAACGAATAG
- a CDS encoding DnaJ domain-containing protein, with translation MNPSTSAETTSDPFAILGVSRDAGEAEVRARYLELVKQFPPDREPERFREIRSAFEAVKDPLSIARRLVQPPPEEVPRWSDAIEAQRRNPPRLSPAFLLSLGNRASDNSATPPAPA, from the coding sequence ATGAATCCGTCGACGTCCGCTGAAACGACCTCCGATCCCTTCGCAATCCTGGGCGTGTCGCGAGACGCCGGCGAGGCGGAGGTCCGCGCCCGGTATCTGGAGCTGGTGAAGCAGTTTCCTCCGGACCGGGAACCCGAACGGTTCCGCGAAATCCGCTCGGCCTTCGAGGCGGTCAAGGATCCGCTGTCGATCGCCCGACGCCTGGTCCAGCCCCCTCCCGAGGAAGTTCCTCGGTGGTCCGATGCGATCGAAGCGCAACGGCGGAACCCACCCCGGTTGTCCCCTGCGTTCCTGTTGAGCCTGGGCAATCGGGCTTCGGACAATTCCGCAACTCCGCCGGCGCCGGCCTGA
- a CDS encoding low molecular weight protein tyrosine phosphatase family protein: MAKAKKILFVCEGNLHRSPTAERLYSATPGIRTKSAGLSDSARVQVTEELLAWADVVFVMEQRLQRQLCRRFSAELIGKHPVCLDVPDDFQCGQPELVEVLTQRLALHLGPPAGGAAPDSVED; encoded by the coding sequence GTGGCTAAGGCGAAAAAGATCTTGTTTGTCTGCGAAGGCAACTTGCATCGCAGCCCGACCGCCGAGCGGCTGTACTCGGCTACCCCTGGCATCCGGACCAAGTCCGCGGGACTCTCTGACTCCGCCCGTGTGCAGGTCACAGAGGAGCTGTTGGCGTGGGCCGATGTCGTGTTCGTCATGGAGCAGCGACTTCAGCGACAGCTCTGCCGCCGGTTTTCGGCGGAGCTAATCGGCAAGCATCCGGTGTGCCTGGACGTGCCCGACGACTTCCAGTGCGGTCAGCCTGAGTTGGTGGAGGTTCTCACCCAGCGGCTGGCACTGCACCTCGGGCCACCTGCCGGCGGAGCTGCTCCAGACTCCGTAGAAGACTGA
- a CDS encoding Hsp70 family protein, whose product MADLRDPVVGIDLGTTNSVVAIVIDGQPRVLEEAGEKLLPSVVGINPQGQLVTGVIAQNQLAAFPDRTVASIKRRMGRMDPVPLGDQTFTPPEISAMILRRLRDRASRAIGQPVNRAVITVPAFFDENQRQATREAAALAGLSVERIINEPTAATLVYHVGSQDRKQIAVYDFGGGTFDVSIVRMEGGVIEVLSSRGDVRLGGDDLDEVLANYVADQFQAEQGLDLRESPQARYRLWQACERAKRRLSTEETAQIAEEFIAEKNGEPVHLTATVTREEFEELIEPFVARTIQSLDEALREAGLTIHQIDDLVLVGGSTRIPLVEERLREEFLREPSRAVDPDLAVALGAAVQAAMIDGRSVGPVLVDVTGHTLGIEACVGMTFAGPQMEFSPIIHRNTPLPARYEQAYSTMHDDQDSAEIHVLQGERPEVHRNRSIGRFRLDLKAGGGDRSKIVVRFDLTLDGTLKVTATQPATGLSRVLAVDNALSQFQADERDRAESRLDAMFGSSEEFADEGEFPPSSNQWDDRDSDRPSTPTAADSQTAESRFPEAVSLLKKAEMLKTSVEGQDARDIESLCENLKNAMAVDDRAAVAGLGEELEDILFYVR is encoded by the coding sequence ATGGCCGATCTTCGAGATCCCGTCGTCGGCATCGACCTGGGGACCACCAACAGCGTGGTGGCGATCGTCATCGACGGGCAGCCGCGCGTCCTGGAGGAAGCGGGAGAGAAGCTTCTGCCGTCGGTGGTGGGGATCAATCCGCAGGGGCAACTGGTCACAGGCGTGATCGCGCAGAACCAACTGGCCGCGTTCCCCGACCGCACCGTGGCGTCGATCAAACGCCGGATGGGGCGCATGGATCCCGTTCCGCTCGGCGACCAGACGTTCACGCCGCCGGAAATCAGCGCCATGATTCTCCGTCGCCTGCGGGACCGGGCCAGCCGCGCAATCGGACAGCCCGTGAATCGGGCGGTGATCACGGTTCCGGCATTCTTCGACGAGAACCAGCGCCAGGCGACCCGCGAAGCGGCGGCGCTCGCGGGTCTGTCGGTCGAACGCATCATCAACGAACCGACCGCCGCAACTCTGGTCTATCACGTCGGCTCGCAGGATCGGAAGCAGATCGCGGTCTACGATTTCGGCGGCGGAACCTTCGACGTCTCGATTGTCCGCATGGAGGGGGGCGTTATCGAAGTTCTCAGCAGCCGCGGCGACGTTCGCCTGGGAGGTGACGATCTCGACGAGGTGCTGGCCAATTACGTCGCCGATCAGTTCCAGGCCGAGCAGGGGTTGGACTTGCGCGAGAGCCCGCAGGCGCGGTATCGCTTATGGCAGGCGTGCGAACGGGCCAAGCGGCGGCTTTCGACCGAGGAGACCGCGCAGATTGCGGAAGAGTTCATCGCCGAAAAAAACGGCGAACCCGTGCACCTGACGGCGACGGTCACGCGAGAAGAGTTCGAAGAGCTGATCGAGCCGTTCGTCGCGCGTACAATCCAGAGCCTCGACGAAGCGCTGCGCGAGGCAGGGCTGACGATTCACCAAATTGACGATCTGGTGCTGGTGGGAGGCTCCACGCGCATTCCGCTGGTCGAAGAACGTCTGCGCGAGGAGTTTTTGCGGGAACCCAGTCGCGCGGTCGACCCCGATCTGGCGGTCGCCCTGGGAGCCGCCGTGCAGGCCGCCATGATCGACGGTCGATCCGTGGGACCCGTACTGGTGGACGTGACCGGACATACCCTCGGGATCGAGGCCTGCGTCGGGATGACGTTCGCCGGGCCGCAAATGGAATTCTCCCCGATCATCCATCGGAACACCCCCCTTCCCGCGCGCTACGAACAAGCCTACTCGACCATGCACGACGACCAGGATTCGGCGGAAATCCACGTGCTTCAGGGGGAACGGCCCGAGGTGCACCGCAATCGGTCGATCGGACGGTTCCGGCTCGATCTCAAAGCGGGCGGCGGGGACCGCAGCAAGATCGTCGTCCGATTCGATCTGACGCTGGACGGCACGCTCAAAGTGACCGCGACGCAACCCGCGACGGGCCTCAGCCGAGTTCTGGCCGTCGACAATGCGCTCAGCCAGTTCCAGGCCGACGAGCGAGACCGCGCGGAATCGCGTCTGGATGCGATGTTCGGCTCCTCCGAGGAATTCGCCGATGAAGGGGAGTTTCCTCCTTCTTCCAACCAATGGGACGACCGGGACTCCGATCGCCCGAGCACGCCGACTGCCGCCGATTCCCAGACCGCGGAATCGAGATTTCCGGAAGCCGTCTCGCTTCTCAAAAAGGCGGAGATGTTGAAAACGTCCGTCGAAGGCCAGGACGCACGGGACATCGAGTCGCTTTGCGAGAATCTGAAGAACGCCATGGCGGTCGATGATCGCGCGGCCGTGGCCGGTCTCGGCGAGGAACTGGAGGATATTCTATTCTATGTCCGATGA